The Chloroflexota bacterium nucleotide sequence GTTGGCATGTGCGTCAGAATGCCGCGTTGCCTGCCGTCCTGGCACAGAGCGTACCCGAGAAGTCTGTTACTCCGTGATGTCATTGGCGGTGCGCTCCGCCAATGCAATGATCGGTACGTTGAAGCGTACAGGAGAGCCTGCGCAACGGGAGCGGCAGCACCTGGTTGGTTTATTGTCAGCCAGGAAACCACTACAGTAGACTACCATGTACTGTTTTATTCGCCAGACGGACCCACTTCAGAAAAGGCGCAATGCCTAATACAGAGGATGGTCCTGTCGCAACCAGTTTACCGGCGCGAGAGATTCTGCCGGTTCCGTATCTTCCGCGAGATCGGGCTCGATATCGGTATCGTCGTAAATGCCTTTGATTTGATTTGTTTCAAGAACTTGCATATCTACAAGATCGTCAAAGAATCTTTCAAGGACCTTATAGCGGTCATACCATTCAGCCGGATTTTCAAATTTCTCAGACCACTCTGCAAAATAGATGACGACGTCACGTACCGATATTTCGTAGATTGTCTTCCGATTGCACATAGAGAGACCAAATTCTCTCAGCCATCTAATCCTCTTACCCGTCTCCGTTCGTGAAAGCCGCCTTTGATTTGCGAGATAGGAGGTGTAAATTCGAAGGACAGTATCAACATCGGTACTACTCGCCATCTATTGCCTCCTGACCCAGACAGTTGAACTTATGTGAATAGCGTACGCCCTTAATTCTAAGCGAAAATTAAGCATTCGTCAACAGTTTCTTGCACGATTTGCGCCCGTATTTTGATCCCACAAAGGGCCTCTTCCCTAGAGTGGAGATGCGTTTCCGTGCTGCCTGTGTCATAGTTAATATGTGTGCCTTGCTTACGAATTGAACTGGTAAAGTGAGTCTATGAGCAGCATTTCAAAGTCTTCCGAGGTGGAGGACGTCTCTAAGGAAGCACCGGAGAATCCACCGTTGCCGCAGCCTCAGGGCATCCGCTTCTCGCAACGCACCAAGGTCATGGTGGTCTTGCTGCTCCTCGTCGTTGCGGTCTTCTTTGTGTACGGCGTGCGGGCCATTATCTGGCCGTTCATTTGGGCGGCGGTCTTGGCATACCTGTTGGCGCCTCTCGTCTCCTGGGTCTGTAGACATACGCGTCTGCATCGCTTCTGGGTGACCTTGATTCTCATGGGCTTCTTCGTTGGCGGCATTGTGCTGCTCTTTACATTCGGCTACCCGCCGTTGAGTCGTGAACTTGAAGGCCTTCGCGGCAGCCTGCCAAGTATTGTCGAGAATCTCGATAATACTCTCGCCTCGTACGCGCAGGTTGATCTCTTTGGGTTAGAAACCGTAATTGGAACATCCGGCGAGCTGTTGGCGGGGGCGCTGGATTCTGCTACTTCCACAATGGTCGATGCCGCACTAGACATCGCGATTCACGTTGTGGAACTCATGCTGAAATTCCTGCTCTGTCTCTTTGCCACGTTCTATTTGTTACTTGAATCGAATCGTTTTGGGACGTGGGCGCGGCGCATCGTACCGGCGCCCTACCGGCAAGAAATGGCAACGTTGGGTGGTCAGGTCGATCGCATGCTCGGCCGCTTTATTCGCGGCGAATTGATGCTGGTAATAATCATGTCGGTAGCGACCTACATCTCCTTGCGTCTCTTGGGCGTGCCCTATGCATTGGTGCTTGCCCCCGTAGCGGGCTTCCTGGAGCTGATCCCGTTTATCGGCCCTGTCATGGCGGCAACGCCCGCTGTGTTGCTCGCGTTGGTTTACCCAAGCCCGTTCGGTTGGTCGCCGGTAGTGAACGCGATTGTAGTTGCCCTCGTGTACACCGTTTTGCGGCATCTGGAAGACTATCTCATCATCCCGAACGTCGTGGGCCGGTACGTGCAGCTTAATCCAGTATTGACAATTTTTGCAATCTTAGCCGGAGGCGCGCTCTTTGGCATCTCCGGCATGTTGCTCGCCATCCCAACTGCGGCCATTCTCCGCATTGTGCTTAACTACCTCTACGTGAAGCTAACTACCTAGGCCTCCCGCATGCGTGTACGCCGCGCCGAGCGCAGAGATATCGACGCTTGCATACGGCTCGATTCTTCTTACCAAACACAAACAGTATGGGCTATGGAGACGCGCTGGGAAGGCAAGCGGAAGCTCTCCGGCTTTAACGTGCGCCGCCTGCCACGTGTCTTAACGCTGCACCCGCCGCTAGACCCCGACGACTTGCATGCGGACTGGAGGAACGGCGACCTCTTCTTGGTGGCAGAAGTAGAACAAGTGATCGTGGGATACTTGGACATGCTTTCGCCCCGGCGGCTCGGCACCGGTCTCTTGCAATGCATCGTTGTCCGGCCCGATCTGCGTCGGCGGGGAGTGGGTTCAGCCCTGCTGCGCACGAGTCTGAATTGGGCTAAGCACAACCAACTGCAGGGACTGTGCATGGACGTCCAATCGAGAAACTATCCCGCCATACAGTTCTTGAACAAGAATGGATTTGTGTACAGCGGATACAATGACCGGTACTACCCCACTCAGGATGTGGCACTATTCTTCGACTATCGACTGGGACTCACTTAGGAGCAAAGGCGGGAACTGATTCAGAGTGGCTCCCTGTAGAAGAGCACTCAGGTGGCTCCGGTAAAACCAGAACTAGAAACGTGTACCGATAAGGTAGCCGCGGCTAAGGAGCAAGGTACGAGGTGAATGACGATAAGACCATAAATATTGGGTTGCTGGGCCTTGGCGTCGTCGGCAGCGGCGTTATGCGCATCGTCCGCGAGAAGGCCCGCGTGCTTGCCATGGAAACGGGCCGCGATCTGCGCGTCAAGAAGATTCTGGTGCGAGACATGGCGAAAGCCCGGGAAATCAGCGTCGAGCCGGCGCTATTGACAACCAATCCCGCCGAAATTCTGGAAGACCCATCGATACACATCGTGATCGAACTAATCGGCGGCGTGGAACCGGCGTACACGTACGCAAAGCGTGCTATACAGGCCGGCAAACATCTGGTTACGGGCAATAAGGACGTGATGGCAAACCACGGGCCCGAACTCCTGCGCCTAGCCAATCAGCAAAACGTCGACATTTACTACGAAGCGAGTGTCGGCGGCGGCATTCCGCTGATCGGCCCCTTCCGTTCAGACCTGGTCGCCAATGAGATTCATGCAATCTACGCCATTATCAACGGCACGACGAACTATATCCTGACCCGCATGTCCCGAGAAGGCGCCGCTCTTGCGGATATGCTGTCGGAAGCGCAGAATTTGGGCTTTGCCGAGGCCGACCCGACGAAGGACGTGGAGGGCATTGACGCCGCCTACAAACTGGCAATCCTGACGTCCCTGGCCTTTCGCACTCAAGTTGACCCCGCAGCCATTTACCATGAAGGCATCATGCAGCTTGAGCCTGCAGACTTCCGTTACGCGGAGGACCTTGGCTACGTGATAAAGTTGCTTGCGCTTGCCCGCCAAGACAACGGCCGGTATGAAGCGGCGGTCCACCCGGCCCTAATTCCGCAAGCCGCGCCGCTCGCCAGCGTGGAGGGCGTGTATAATGCAGTGTACGTCGTGGGCGATCTGGTGGGAAACGTGATGTTCTACGGTCGCGGCGCGGGCTCGGAGCCGACGGCCAGCGCCATAGTCGCCGACGCCATTGACGTGGCCCACAACATAATTAGCGGTGTAACCAACCGTATTCCGTATGCCATTGATGCCACGAAGTCGCTAAAACCGATTGACGAGATCGAAACCCGATTTTACTTTCGGCTGTGGGTCGCCGATCAACCGGGAGTGCTGGCCAAAATTGCGGCTATCTGCGGAGAACATCGCATAAGCATTGCTTCCGTGATCCAAAAAGAAGCCGACCCGGTCAATCAAACGGCTGAGCTCGTTTTTACTACCCACGATGCCTATGAGCGGGCCATGCAGGCTGCCGTGCAAGACATTGCGGCCCTGGAAGTGGTGAAGAGAGTTGCCGGCTTTCTCCGCATTGTGGACTTGGGTGAGCCGGTGCGTACATAGCGAAAAGTATCAGAGCAAACCAGTGGCAGGTCTGCGCGATTCTGCCGCACACCTACCTTAGCCGGATTTTGTTCCGGAGGAGTCAATCTCTCGCCGCGTGAATACAGCCGAGGCAAGCAATAAAATCCCCGCCGGCCGCAACTTGCTGGCGCACTACCGCGAGTACCTGCCGGTAACTGAGCGGACTCCGCTCATCAGCCGGGGCGAGGGCTTCACGCCGCTCGTGCGCGCCCACGCCCTGGAAGAGCGCGTGGGGTGCGCGGAGCTTTGGCTGAAGCTTGAGGGCTGTAATCCCACCGGTTCGTTCAAA carries:
- a CDS encoding AI-2E family transporter, which produces MSSISKSSEVEDVSKEAPENPPLPQPQGIRFSQRTKVMVVLLLLVVAVFFVYGVRAIIWPFIWAAVLAYLLAPLVSWVCRHTRLHRFWVTLILMGFFVGGIVLLFTFGYPPLSRELEGLRGSLPSIVENLDNTLASYAQVDLFGLETVIGTSGELLAGALDSATSTMVDAALDIAIHVVELMLKFLLCLFATFYLLLESNRFGTWARRIVPAPYRQEMATLGGQVDRMLGRFIRGELMLVIIMSVATYISLRLLGVPYALVLAPVAGFLELIPFIGPVMAATPAVLLALVYPSPFGWSPVVNAIVVALVYTVLRHLEDYLIIPNVVGRYVQLNPVLTIFAILAGGALFGISGMLLAIPTAAILRIVLNYLYVKLTT
- a CDS encoding GNAT family N-acetyltransferase — its product is METRWEGKRKLSGFNVRRLPRVLTLHPPLDPDDLHADWRNGDLFLVAEVEQVIVGYLDMLSPRRLGTGLLQCIVVRPDLRRRGVGSALLRTSLNWAKHNQLQGLCMDVQSRNYPAIQFLNKNGFVYSGYNDRYYPTQDVALFFDYRLGLT
- a CDS encoding homoserine dehydrogenase — translated: MNDDKTINIGLLGLGVVGSGVMRIVREKARVLAMETGRDLRVKKILVRDMAKAREISVEPALLTTNPAEILEDPSIHIVIELIGGVEPAYTYAKRAIQAGKHLVTGNKDVMANHGPELLRLANQQNVDIYYEASVGGGIPLIGPFRSDLVANEIHAIYAIINGTTNYILTRMSREGAALADMLSEAQNLGFAEADPTKDVEGIDAAYKLAILTSLAFRTQVDPAAIYHEGIMQLEPADFRYAEDLGYVIKLLALARQDNGRYEAAVHPALIPQAAPLASVEGVYNAVYVVGDLVGNVMFYGRGAGSEPTASAIVADAIDVAHNIISGVTNRIPYAIDATKSLKPIDEIETRFYFRLWVADQPGVLAKIAAICGEHRISIASVIQKEADPVNQTAELVFTTHDAYERAMQAAVQDIAALEVVKRVAGFLRIVDLGEPVRT